A section of the Humulus lupulus chromosome 2, drHumLupu1.1, whole genome shotgun sequence genome encodes:
- the LOC133816771 gene encoding uncharacterized protein LOC133816771, with amino-acid sequence MDSPNSLNPYDNMSLEDIIIAECTDDHDDQYFKALMDGGSSTRQGRKRAHIDRGHVEGHQRLFDDYFSDEPVYTEYQFRRRFRMRRHVFLRIVQALENHSEYFHTRFDAVGRRGLSPLQKCTAAMRMLAYGAPADYVDEYVRIGETTAIECLVNFVRGVNDIFGTEYLRRPNAGDIRRLLQIGEVRGFPGMLGSIDCMHWEWKNCPVAWKGQFTRGDHGRPTIMLEAVASQDLWIWHAFFGVPGSNNDLNVLNQSPLFTEILQGQAPRVEFTINGTQYNKGYYLADGIYPEWGTFVKTIPLPQGEKRKLFAQCQEAVRKDVERAFGVLQSRFAIVRGPARFWQRDVLKDIMYACIILHNIIVEDERDAYESLVDFNYDDGPTNTPTVEVLHGPISDFPTMLQRNAEIRDRNIHRNLQADLVEHIWSKFGNNFN; translated from the coding sequence TCTGAATCCATACGACAATATGAGTCTAGAGGATATCATAATTGCAGAGTGTACTGACGATCATGATGATCAATATTTCAAAGCGCTCATGGATGGAGGTAGCTCAACAAGACAAGGAAGAAAGAGAGCCCACATTGATAGAGGTCATGTAGAAGGACACCAACGTTTGTTCGATGACTACTTTTCTGATGAACCGGTGTATACAGAATATCAATTTCGAAGAAGATTTAGAATGCGTAGACATGTATTCCTACGCATAGTGCAAGCTCTAGAAAATCATTCAGAGTATTTCCATACGAGGTTTGATGCAGTCGGTAGAAGGGGGCTTTCGCCATTACAAAAGTGCACCGCTGCTATGCGAATGTTGGCATATGGAGCGCCTGCCGattatgttgatgagtatgttcgaATTGGTGAAACTACTGCTATTGAATGTCTAGTCAATTTCGTTCGAGGAGTGAATGATATTTTTGGGACCGAATATTTAAGACGGCCCAATGCTGGGGACATTCGTCGCTTACTTCAAATAGGGGAGGTGCGTGGTTTTCCAGGCATGTTGGGAAGCATTGATTGTATGCACTGGGAATGGAAAAATTGCCCAGTTGCATGGAAAGGACAATTCACGCGAGGTGATCACGGCAGGCCAACAATCATGCTCGAAGCAGTTGCATCACAAGATCTCTGGATATGGCATGCATTTTTTGGTGTTCCGGGATCCAATAATGATCTGAACGTGTTAAATCAATCCCCATTATTCACTGAAATCTTACAAGGGCAAGCTCCAAGAGTTGAGTTTACAATAAATGGCACACAATACAACAAGGGGTACTATCTAGCAGATGGTATCTATCCAGAGTGGGGTACATTTGTTAAAACTATCCCACTACCTCAAGGagagaaaagaaaattatttgctCAATGCCAAGAAGCGGTACGTAAAGATGTTGAGCGAGCATTTGGAGTACTTCAATCTCGTTTTGCTATTGTACGAGGACCTGCACGTTTTTGGCAAAGAGATGTTCTCAAAGATATTATGTATGCATGTATCATATTGCACAATATTATTGTCGAGGATGAAAGAGATGCATATGAGAGTTTGGttgattttaattatgatgaCGGCCCTACAAACACCCCAACAGTTGAAGTATTGCATGGACCTATTTCCGACTTCCCGACAATGCTGCAAAGAAATGCTGAAATTCGTGATAGAAATATTCATCGCAATCTTCAAGCAGACTTGGTGGAACACATATGGTCAAAATTTGGaaataattttaattag